The Gymnogyps californianus isolate 813 chromosome 5, ASM1813914v2, whole genome shotgun sequence genome contains a region encoding:
- the TYRO3 gene encoding tyrosine-protein kinase receptor TYRO3 — MELKRSMAIPRLLLLGLWAAALRDVAAVAGMKFTGSPIKLKVSQGQPVKLNCSLEGMEDPEMLWIKDGAVVQSVDQVYIPVDEEHWIGFLSLKSVERTDSGKYWCQVENGGKKEESQQVWLIVEGVPYFTVEPADVSVSPNAPFHMACAAVGPPEPVTIVWWMGDSRVGLPDISPSILNVSGINQSTVFSCEAHNVKGLSSSRTATVQIKAMPLPPLNVTVSQVTSSNASVVWVPGFDGRAPLHSCTLQVAESPDGQEFSTEVTPVPPFAYGVQGLKHSTNYSVRVQCSNEMGSSPFTDKVYFQTLELAPSSTPQNIHVIQRDPGLILEWEGVAPDVLKENVLGYRLEWIQDNVTQGEMIVQDTQANLTTWNPLKDLIIRVCVLNSAGCGPWSDLFLLEAQEVMDGQRQPPYGTSWVPVALGILTALVTAVALALILLRKRRKETRFGHAFGSVVGRGDPAVHFRAARSFNREGPELIEATLESVGISDELKTKLKDVLIQEQQFTLGRMLGKGEFGSVREALLKLDDGSFQKVAVKMLKADIFTSTDIEEFLREAACMKEFDHPHVTKLIGVSLRSRPKGRLPIPMVILPFMKHGDLHAFLLMSRIGENPFNLPVQTLLKFMIDIASGMEYLSSKNFIHRDLAARNCMLDENMNVSVADFGLSKKIYSGDYYRQGCASKLPVKWLALESLADNLYTTHSDVWAFGVTMWEIVTRGQTPYAGIENAEIYNYLISGNRLKQPPECLEDVYDLMCRCWHPEPKLRPSFGVLRSQLEMIRGRMSTLSSSQDPLYVNIGKDKEASASDPALHASFGNTDGEETVAGAAAAVTSDYRYIMSPLCLGDDAEGERHPDGQEGEDKSLLYELETEGEKSC; from the exons ATGGAGCTGAAGCGGAGCATGGCGATCCCGCGGCTCCTCTTGCTGGGACTCTGGGCTGCGGCGCTCCGGGACGTCGCCGCCGTGGCAG gtatgAAATTTACAGGATCTCCAATCAAATTAAAGGTGTCCCAGGGTCAACCCGTGAAACTAAATTGCAGCCTCGAGGGAATGGAAGATCCCGAGATGTTGTGGATCAAGGACGGAGCAGTGGTGCAAAGCGTAGACCAGGTGTACATTCCAGTAGATGAAGAACACTGGATCGGCTTCCTCAG cttgaaaTCCGTCGAGCGGACAGATTCTGGGAAGTACTGGTGCCAGGTTGAGAAcggggggaagaaggaagaatcACAGCAAGTGTGGCTCATAGTGGAAG GTGTGCCCTACTTTACTGTGGAACCTGCAGATGTGTCCGTGTCCCCTAATGCCCCATTTCATATGGCCTGTGCTGCTGTTGGTCCCCCTGAACCAGTGACAATTGTCTGGTGGATGGGAGACTCTAGAGTGGGGCTTCCAGACATCTCCCCCTCCATCTTAAATGTGTCAG GTATTAATCAAAGCACAGTTTTCTCCTGCGAAGCTCACAACGTAAAGGGATTGTCTTCATCTCGGACAGCCACTGTTCAAATTAAAG CCATGCCTCTCCCGCCTCTCAATGTAACTGTAAGCCAAGTCACCAGCAGCAATGCCAGCGTGGTCTGGGTGCCAGGATTTGATGGCCGCGCACCCCTCCATTCTTGCACTCTTCAG GTAGCTGAGTCACCAGACGGCCAGGAGTTCTCCACTGAAGTCACCCCAGTGCCGCCCTTTGCTTATGGCGTGCAAGGCCTGAAGCATTCCACCAACTACAGTGTTCGTGTGCAGTGCAGCAATGAGATGGGCAGCTCCCCTTTCACCGACAAGGTTTATTTTCAGACCCTGGAGCTTG CTCCAAGCAGCACCCCACAAAATATCCATGTTATCCAAAGAGATCCTGGTCTGATTTTGGAGTGGGAAGGTGTGGCTCCAGAcgtgctgaaagaaaatgtcctGGGATACAGGCTGGAGTGGATTCAGGATAATGTAACTCAG GGCGAGATGATCGTACAGGATACACAAGCTAATCTCACAACGTGGAATCCTCTCAAAGACCTGATCATCAGGGTGTGTGTGCTGAACTCTGCAGGATGCGGGCCCTGGAGTGACCTCTTCCTGCTTGAAGCCCAAGAGGTCATGG ATGGCCAGAGACAACCTCCTTATGGGACTTCCTGGGTTCCTGTGGCATTGGGCATTCTCACAGCTCTGGTCACGGCTGTTGCCCTGGCTCTTATTCTCCTTcgaaaaagaagaaaggaaactcGGTTTGG CCATGCCTTTGGCAGTGTGGTTGGCAGAGGTGATCCAGCAGTCCATTTCAGAGCTGCCAGGTCTTTCAACAGGGAGGGCCCAGAGCTCATTGAAGCAACAT tggagaGTGTAGGGATCAGTGATGAGCTGAAGACGAAACTCAAAGATGTCCTAATCCAGGAACAGCAGTTCACTTTGGGAAGAATGTTGGGCAAGG GGGAGTTTGGGTCAGTTCGAGAGGCACTACTGAAGCTAGATGATGGCTCTTTCCAGAAAGTGGCAGTGAAGATGCTGAAAG CGGACATCTTTACCTCGACTGACATTGAGGAGTTCCTGCGAGAGGCTGCATGTATGAAGGAGTTTGACCACCCGCATGTCACTAAACTGATTG GAGTCAGTCTACGGAGCCGTCCCAAGGGCCGTCTCCCGATTCCCATGGTGATCCTGCCCTTCATGAAGCATGGAGACCTTCATGCTTTTCTGTTGATGTCACGGATTGGGGAAAACCCTTTT aacttGCCTGTTCAGACACTCCTCAAGTTCATGATTGACATTGCCAGCGGGATGGAGTACTTGAGCTCAAAAAATTTCATACACAGGGACCTTGCAGCTCGGAACTGCAT GTTGGATGAGAACATGAACGTGAGTGTTGCAGACTTTGGGCTTTCTAAGAAAATCTACAGTGGAGACTACTACCGTCAGGGCTGTGCCTCCAAGCTGCCAGTGAAGTGGCTTGCTCTGGAAAGTCTGGCGGATAATCTGTACACAACACACAGTGATGTG TGGGCGTTTGGGGTGACCATGTGGGAGATTGTGACCCGAGGGCAAACCCCTTATGCTGGCATTGAGAATGCAGAAATCTACAACTACCTCATCAGTGGGAACAGGCTGAAGCAGCCGCCGGAGTGCCTGGAAGATGT CTACGATCTCATGTGCAGATGTTGGCATCCTGAGCCCAAGCTACGTCCCAGCTTCGGAGTGCTCCGGTCCCAGCTGGAAATGATTCGGGGGAGGATGTCCACACTCTCTTCCAGTCAAGATCCTCTCTATGTCAACATTGGGAAGGACAAAGAGGCGTCTGCGAGTGACCCTGCCCTGCACGCCTCCTTTGGAAATACGGACGGTGAAGAGACCGTtgctggggcagctgctgctgtcacaAGTGACTATCGCTACATCATGAGCCCCTTGTGCCTTGGAGATGATGCTGAGGGTGAAAGGCATCCAGATgggcaggaaggggaggacaAAAGCCTTCTGTATGAGCTGGagacagaaggagagaaaagttGTTAG